TGTTGTGAATTTGTGTAGTATGTATGAGTTGGCTTATGTTAATCACTCCGATATTAAGAGGACGTTGAGTAACTGGATTGCCAGAGTTGCACCTGATGATTTTGATTCGTCATGTACTCGGATTTAAGGTAGTTTTAGTGGAATGTTTTTCATTTTGAGCtaatttatacattttttttgaGTATATACAATGGATTGACACTACTAGATGGATCGATTTGATTTCCATTCTCTGTATTTGAGATAATAAATTATTCAACTCTTTGGTCTATCGTCGCTTGCTTCTCGCGGTTTTTGAACTGTGAAATTTGTATTGCTTCTGGTGTATCGGATTACTTTTTGCTGTTGTTGTATCCTATTCGTTTTCTGTGTTTCAATTCATGGTATGCCTTCTAATACGAAATGAATTTCCTGTGATGGATGATGCTTGAGAAGCTCATAGGGCAGTTCGTTTATAGTTGTTCTGTGAGGATGTTGTATGTGGATCTGTCTTCCAATACTAGGATTTTAATATTTCATATGTCATTGTAACAATTAATGTACAAGATGAGATTATAGTTCGTTTATGCTTCGGATTGTTGAATTATCTTGTTGAGCTTGGCTACAAGTTCAAGTACGTAGTGAACTAGTCTGGGAATTCAACATGTTAGACAACTGTAGCACTCTTATTGTTTCATCACCCTCTTTACCGTGGGCTATAGTTTATTGTCTTCTCTGTGTAATCTCCTGGTGAACTTTGTTTAGGTTTTGTAAAAAATTTCCCCCTTGTTATCATTGATATCTTAGTTCGGGTGATTGCTAACCATGGGTTGATGCTGTTCAAGACTCCATTTTTGTTGTCTAATAAGGATCTGAACCTTAAGACACGCAAATGTTGACATTTGATTATGTAATAAGCTTTGATATAAGATGAGATAACGGGTGAAAATGCCAGGGCGACACCTATTTATGTCGTCAGCCCTCCCACAATTAGTAACAGATTTTTGAAGAAGCCTTGGCAATTTTTCTTAACAGGTTGCACTGGAATTGGTGGAATTCATTGATAACGAAGTACTAACTAGAACATGATATATGTATATGCTTAGAAGATATTTTTGTTCGTCTCGTATTGGATAAAAAAATTGATGATTACTGAGTCCTGACTGACCAGGAAGAAAATAAGCTGTGATTGCGAATACTAGAGTGTACACAAGCAGCCTTGTATAGAAGAAAACCTTCATGACTAAGCTGCTAAGATAAGTGATTCGCTATATGGACATGAATTCTGTCTTCAACCGGTGATTCTGACTGGCGATAGGGCATACAACCTCTTCACATTAAAAGGGCTCTATAATAATTCCTTGGCTTTTGGAATGTTAATAACTTGTTTAAAAGTAAAAAAGAGACAGAATAGAAGAGTGAAAATGAAAATCTATGGTAGGTGAAGTGTGATTGCCGATTGGTGAAGGCAAGGCACGAGAATTTGGAAAAAAGTAGAACAAGCAAATTAAGTGACGACTTCTGATTGCAATCAATTACTTGGTCAAATATAAAGTAATTTTGTGTGTCAATCCTGGAAATTGATCAGAATACGTAAATATAGCtcgtgtaattatatatatatatatgtatttttttgcGCCTACTATattgaatgagctgaagacaacAGACTTTCCCTTTCCCCCACTTTCTTGCCTTTATAATAAGTCTATAGTGAGTAGTTGGTACTCGTTCATATTCAAAAGACTAGTTAGTTTTGTCTACTGCCACTGATAATCAATTCCTCCCTTCCCGGCTCCCCCTTTCttctctaatattttttttttttgacaaattctCCCTAATATAGTTATGAGATTTTACAAAAAATAGACATtgagatttaattatcaatttagtGATTTGAGCCTCGTTTTGATTTTGTATGAGCATTGTGTGACACGATTAGTTTTCTTTTTCGTGGAGACTGAATGTCTAGTTTCCTCTAATAATACTGTGGGATCCGGATTAATTATATCCACATGCACCTATAGTTTTatgaattaatattattttaaaaaaatttcagtCATTATAAGTCTCTAGGTGTTTAATAAacattctatttaaaaaaaaaaaaagatttgactGCATAACACACCAGAGTTAATTGCTCTATAAACGCTGATTACACTCATAATAAAAATCATATaacccacatgcacatttaaatATAAAAACAATTGGTCTAAACAATGCAAAATTTTATATACAAGTCACAGAAGAACTCTAACTAATACTATagtttatatattaaaaatatattccaAGCATCCACCTATCAAAGGGGCCCTATATTATGTAGTCAACATTGTGTCATTACTAAAATTGGTGAACCCATCTACTCATCGTAGTTTGCTTCGCTAATCTGGACCGTTGATCAAGACCAAAAGCGTTACCGATGAATAAACTGACTAACTAATACTATTATTACCACCAACCTTTTTTCTTAActgaaaaaaaatatacaaaattgcTTCCTAAGTTCCTACCCACCAACCCCACTTCTCTCTTCCCTTTCGTTTTGCtctttaaaaggttacttcagcCTAGTTTTTATTTAAACCCACTCACACACACACCCACACCCACCCACCTAACCGaaactcaaccaaaccttcaAGGCCGCCATTGCCATTGTCATCTCCAATGGCGAATTCGGTACAGAGCTGCTCTTCAATCGTGGCTCGTTCAGGTTTCAGTAACCGATCTCGCGCGGCCAATTCGGGACCTGAGAGCCACTGCTTCAGATCTTTATCTTTCCCTTATCAGCTCGCTGGTCTTCCTCTCAAGTaactttctttccttcttccccTTTCTATACCTCCATTTTTCTTTTCTGGCGATTCCTCAATTTAAACGAAAATTGTGTGTTTCAGTTTTTGGCTAAAGGAAAATATTATAGTCAACCAAAAGTCTTAATTTTTGATTCTATGTACATATATGTCAACAGAACCGTTCCCTTCTAGGTCATCGTGAATTTTAATCAATTATATACATTTGAGCAAGGCAACTTGTTCGATTTGAAGTTAAAATTTAGTAAACATCAACGTTAATATGTAAGTTTTGTTGACAACGACACGTTTGAACACGAGAAAATAACTTCCATGATTAGTGATATATAGATGTAAGAGAAAACAAGACTCGAATAACCACACATTTTTTAACAGTCATACTACCCGATGGAAATAGCAAACAAACTATTATAATCTTATATCTATTTATAGCCAAGGTTGAGCTTGGCCCAAGTAGTTAGCTGTTATTAATGCCAAATGGGCTTGCAGCCTAGCATCCTAGAGATTATGGCATAAGATGGAGTGAGGAATATTCTTGATCGAAGTTATAGTTGTTAGGAAGGGAAACACAACTTTTGTAAGCAAGATACTTGAGCTTGGAGGCCAGGTAAATATAGCATGTGTGTAAAGTTTCAATAGTTATCTAAGCTAGAATCCTAAAGAACTATGCTACAAGAGTCTCAGGACTCGAGAGTATTCTTAATTGGTGTTGAACTGAAGTAAAGTATCTGTGTTAAACACAATTGCAAAAATGTAAGTTCATACATAAAATGAAGCAATAATAACAATCTATTGCATTGCTTTAGTACAAATTTACATTGCCCTGTtgattatttttactaatttacATGAAGTGTGACTGATCCCCTTTTTGTTCCAAAGGGGATTACATCTTaagattttatatatatttaaatatgtgTGTGTTAATTCAGTGATGTTGGAAAGTACATTGTATTATGTGGTTTTAACTGTTTGTTATATAGATCTGCAGAGTCTTCAAGACAGGTAGCGTCACATAGATTGAGTGCAGTTGTGAAAGCAGTGAATAATCTTGATCAACAGGAAGTTGATATCTCCTTAAGCCCCCGAGTAAATTCTTTAAAACCTTCAAAGACTGTTGCTATATCCGACTTGGCCACAAGTCTTGCTCAAGCTGGTGTTCCTGTTATTAAATTAGCAGCTGGAGAACCTGACTTTGATACTCCAACTGTGATAGCAGAGGTACCTTATCGATTCCCTGTGTACTAGTATTATAGCAGTTTCTAAAATATAATAGTTCTTTCTTTTTAGTAATGCCAATTAATGATTTCTTTTTCTTTACTGGAAACTGAAAATTAGGCTGGGATAAATGCAATTCGTGAAGGGTACACGAGGTATACTCCGAACGCTGGAACTTTAGAAATCCGAGAAGCAATATGTCATAAGCTTAAAGGTTAGCAACTGCAGTTGTGGGGAAAAAAGTTCAATATTTTGACTATTGCGTATGGGCTGCAAGTTTTAAGGTTCTAATAGTTGATCAACTTTGCAGAGGAAAATGGAATTTCTTACACACCTGATCAGATTCTAGTTAGCAATGGAGCCAAGCAGAGTATTACACAAGTAGTGCTTGCAGTTTGTGCCCCGGGAGACGAGGTGAAGTActttataatattaaaaattgaGCAGCTTGTTTTATCTAGAAAGTGTCACCAAACGTTGTTCTGTTGTGATTGTGAAAAGCTTGTTCTGTTTTGTTTTTGTTAACAGGAGAATCTTGTGTTTCTGTTGtgattgtataatttttttttctgttttagtTTGTGTGATGTAGAgctaagagagagagaaagaagagaattcgTTGAGATTTGATACCCATTCATGTTGAACTTAGCGATTATTGTTCTTATTCATTTGCTGCTTACACAATTTGGAACCATCAGTGGGAAATTACTGAAACTTCAAATCTTAGCATTTCCATCTATGTTTTATTTACATGATGTATAAATAGTTTATTCTGAAGATTTGCATTTAAGGGTTGAAATCTATGTTTCACTTTTACGGATGAATGAATATTTCAGGTTATAATTCCAGCTCCATATTGGGTGAGCTACCCAGAGATGGCAAGGCTGGCTGATGCAACACCTGTGATTCTTTCAACAAAGATTGAGGAAAATTTTCTGTTGGACCCAAAGGTTCTTGAATCCCAACTCACTGAAAAGTCAAGACTATTGATTCTTTGTTCTCCATCCAACCCAACAGGATCTGTTTACCCAAAGAAATTGCTTGAAGAGATTGCTGAAATTGTTGCAAGGCATCCCAGGCTTTTGGTACTTCACACTAGACCTTCAAAGCTTGTAATTGAATGTTCTCATGTTACCTATTCACATGTAAATTCTGAAATATATTTGGCTGTCTTTTCAGGTTGTTTCAGATGAAATATATGAACACATAATTTACAGGCCAGCAACTCATACAAGTTTTGCATCTCTGCCGGGCATGTGGGAGAGGACACTTACAGTCAATGGCTTTTCTAAGGTAACTTATATTATTTCAATTTCATATTGGTCTTGTCTTTCATTCCATTGAATGGATGCACCTATTTCTAATACCTAGTATAAAAATGGCTTTTCTAAGGCaacttatattattttattttcatattgGTCTTGTGTTTCATTCCATTCAATGGATGCACTTAGTATAATTGGTCAAGATGTAAAACGATGGCTTTTAGAAAATTTGGTCATTATAAAATAACTACATATTTCAGATATATCATAAAGTTTGATTTTCAGAAAATTATATTATGCAGGCTTTTGCTATGACTGGTTGGCGGCTTGGATATGTTGCTGGTCCTAAACATTTTATTACAGCATGTGGAAAGCTACAGAGTCAGGTATATCTATGATCCATTTTTATCTGCTCTGTTATTTGCAAGTGTCATTCCATTTTTATTGTCATTTCACTATTTCCATTTTTTCACGTACGGCCTGGCACATTCTACATATTTTCCATTTGTCTGACTGTCTCATCTTCTTTCTGAGAACAATGAAATGAGGCAAGGAGAATTTTGAGTGATATGAGGAGAATTTTAGTGTTTTCTGTTTAGAAGTTCGTATATTTTTTCCTTTGAGAATTTATGGAATAAATTGTTGCGTCCCTTTTCCTCTCCTGCATTGCAAGTAGGTAGAGATTGGGAAGAATTATTAGTGGAAAGACTGGACtaatttcatttttattaatgtagTTCACATCAGGTGCCTGTAGTATATCACAGAAAGCGGCTGTTGCTGCCTTAGGACTGGGTTATGCTGGTGGGGAGGAAGTTGCTATCATGGTCAAAGCATTCAGAGAGCGGCGGGATTTCTTGGTCCAAAGCTTTGGTAAGATGGAGGGTGTTAAAATCGCAGAACCGCAGGTAACAACTTAAACGTAATTTAGTCTTTTCACCTGCTTCATTACTACACTTTTTTTATGCTTTTTCTGTAGTGTGCATTTTTTTTATACAATCTCAcgcattttattattattatttttttttttgcagggaGCTTTCTATCTCTTCATTGATTTCAGCTCTTACTATGGAGCAGAGGCTGAAGGATTTGGAAGAATAGATGATTCGGAGTCTCTTTGCCGTTACCTTCTAGACAAGGGCCAGGTAAGCTAATAATCAAAACACTTAGGGATATCGAAAAAGTGATAGTTTCAGATTAGGCTAGTGaagctttcaaaaataaaaagtaaaaagtaaaatagCTACTTCTCGTGTTCTTTATAATAGGTTATCCCTTTGCTTTACAGGTTGCAGCAGTCCCAGGGAGTGCGTTTGGAGATGATAGCTGCATTCGAATCTCTTATGCTACATCCCTCACCACCCTCCAAGCAGCTTTTGAAAGAATTAAGAAGGCAATGATTCCTCTTAAGCGTCCGGCCCTTGTTTAACTCATGACAGGTGCTGATCTTCGTGATTTATTTAAGTTCGAAAGTTTGTACTTTGTAATAATTATTTATGGTTGTAAAATGACAACCTTGGTGgcatataaaataaaatttcgATTGTTCTGTTGATTGACTTTACATGAACTTCAGATGTCTCTGAGTTGTGTTTTTAATACATTGTTCCAATGATTCTGTTGCTTTCTACTCTCTTTGACTACATAATCATTTTAAGGCTTTTTTGTTCTGAATATTATTAAAAACAAGTGTTATTATAAGTTTATAACTATTCGCTTTACGAATCATTTCGAAGGAAGAAGACAAGAGGAGAACAATGATAATATTGAGGAGAAAGTTATTTACTAAATAATGAATTTTGTAGAATTggtttatgtatatgatttatagTTTTAGCTAATCGTAACTAAGTAGATGGCCTTAGTAAACTCTGTTCAGTGCCTGACATGTGTATGATCCAGATTAATTCTTAACTATCCTAATGATAACAATTAGTCAATTTGTCACACTTTTGTATGTAATATGGTTTTTTTTCTTGACTTTTAATTTTCTTCAAATGCTCCATAAATAGTCaagtttaaaaataaattaattgtaCTATTAATTGACATTTGATGATACGTTTATCAGGCAACTTTATACTAACAGAATTTGTCACAACCCAATACTGCAATTATATTAATTTGCggggaattttaaaaaaatataaattttatatcCTTTGGATGTTGTCGTGAGGCTTTGGTTACAAAGGGGGGTCTAGGTTTATGGATGGATTCACTCAGCGAAAGTCCCTGAAACTCAATCAATATCAACAACATGTTGTGACCGATTAGGCTTGGTTGATTTTGTCAGAAAAGTCCAAGGAAATCAAAGGTCCGCTTCCACGATTTCATCTATATCGAATCTAAATATCAGAATAGCTTATATAGTCATGATTCAATTCAGGTCCACTGACTTTTGATTGATTTCTCATTTTTCGGATTTGATTGGAACAATGGAGAAGTAGGAAGACTTTGGCGATTCATAATGGGTATCTAGAATATCTATGTCCCAGGACATAAAATATGAATAATGAAACATGAGGAAGAGTATACCCTGTAGTGACATAGCAGTTCTCCTAATCGACCTCCAACTATTGAATACGAAAGCCCTGTTATCGAATACTAAAGCGTTCCCCTTTGATTCTTATTATCTGTGTTCGCCCTTGGATGACACTTTCTAAAGCATAGATCCACGAGAAAGAAGTTCCAGAGGGGCGTGAAAGTATCGAAATACGTGTGCGGGCATTGTTTGCTGCTACCTTGGAATTCCTATTGAGTCAAGCAGTAAATATTATGACTGGCAAAGCAACTAAAGCACCAGATCTCTTCTAACCAAAACCTATTCTAAAGGAATACAAGGTTAGTCGATACGAGACTTTTGATGCGATAGAATCCCTAAAATATTTATATTCTTTGGGTAGTTTAGGAATGGGGTTGGGCAAGAAGCTCGATGCAGGGAGTCCCTAATCTTTTAGATCGATTGGGGCTTTGTTCCTTAACTTAAGCTTTCACCCAAGGTATTTGGCTACTCAGCTTGAAGCAGGAACAGAGACAAGGCGTGAATCCACTGCGACATCTTCTGCCCCATCTGATGATGCTCACTGAATACACCTCGAAAAGGAAGAAAGCTGTCCACTTGAAGCTGACACCTTAGACTTCCTCTCAGGCAATCTATGAATTAGAAAGCTAAGAACTGCTCAACTCACCCTCAAATTACTCATTTCTGTAAAGAATCGTGGTCTA
The genomic region above belongs to Humulus lupulus chromosome 1, drHumLupu1.1, whole genome shotgun sequence and contains:
- the LOC133804585 gene encoding bifunctional aspartate aminotransferase and glutamate/aspartate-prephenate aminotransferase-like — encoded protein: MANSVQSCSSIVARSGFSNRSRAANSGPESHCFRSLSFPYQLAGLPLKSAESSRQVASHRLSAVVKAVNNLDQQEVDISLSPRVNSLKPSKTVAISDLATSLAQAGVPVIKLAAGEPDFDTPTVIAEAGINAIREGYTRYTPNAGTLEIREAICHKLKEENGISYTPDQILVSNGAKQSITQVVLAVCAPGDEVIIPAPYWVSYPEMARLADATPVILSTKIEENFLLDPKVLESQLTEKSRLLILCSPSNPTGSVYPKKLLEEIAEIVARHPRLLVVSDEIYEHIIYRPATHTSFASLPGMWERTLTVNGFSKAFAMTGWRLGYVAGPKHFITACGKLQSQFTSGACSISQKAAVAALGLGYAGGEEVAIMVKAFRERRDFLVQSFGKMEGVKIAEPQGAFYLFIDFSSYYGAEAEGFGRIDDSESLCRYLLDKGQVAAVPGSAFGDDSCIRISYATSLTTLQAAFERIKKAMIPLKRPALV